The Penaeus monodon isolate SGIC_2016 chromosome 13, NSTDA_Pmon_1, whole genome shotgun sequence genome contains a region encoding:
- the LOC119580100 gene encoding mucin-17-like isoform X2: MAPLAEVVAGALAGLRAAAHAHSAPAIPVSEQVGGAKYVIFCFSAFIEFIRRDIRLSWMLQDTYSTKLAVTTRSESPAGGEGLKVEPKNLDQEKEIALSQLQELEEAIKVRKVTKVDGRKIRWIEYRARKKQEEQEKAAEAKKKGRRSKGVENSENDSSIVNNNNNNKSETNMKVEVVSPPLSVVGRSNVLESMKQQFLQGTENVGEPIANGKTDNQTETVETNQKRKSGRTRKSVNAQKGSSPKGNTPKNTTPKGSTLKESNGKGVNRRSATPKGVASKGGQKGTVNTPDSSATNSPVIVNTPATTSPPVTPITPDQPLSATLKKPFFPVRSLTKGLREVRKVENGDSPKKADDRTPIPASSPITPVSIPTSTPVLSQPKTEPGTKCPLIAVAARLLSPPSARSKSLDNARSRKANTRGGGKKPSGKGAERSESEPRSIMNGHTLVQNGPSEEEESISFNVSSSDAEEKCTEAIEEKTEGNTELESYQNTEVTADEKVIEENLEVSVKEEEIEPKSADSTVDSELPELENSYETDTPNRRGRGRPPKRKYGSVKSVESGSSSGKSSKKLSTVVVDVHNSMNGEPQTVVSASKPALRGKKTSPAKKLKKGIVLPGGTDTEDTKDSSPASKNQARLSDESTEDSSQAKDLAPVPSVTDAKKSKSSTGKKQTASIVAGQEKGDDNTSASMSNQTPQLQESIQSTKLVKGVQKVINQEVPSEAESVTANASNNDSKSANSVKESGNIVEVPTKQENNTGDVADGQMVREGLGVAESENLTEQENCKDKSEVPVEKAKKVSKTQVKKGSSGPKASVQESGLEVGVERENNANNKTPLPVGKSKKAPKTQTKKSSTGSKGTVTPKASEKSSPAKKKVAGPSKKAKSPKNTQTPQVKPPELTSAKKQKPVMEVETLHIEPNESPVVERKAEVEVEIKRQEAAEEENVVNVNVKEGSEAVEENHVQNVIEKPTELQVVTESQVNKDTEQVDKETEQVNIETEQVIKETEQVNKDTEQDVPVVEEDKNNKTIEEVKLLQDETPAEAQKEEQLILQDDVEIKRENLLKENNNLPEKQPESEVQIMSDVQENLTIVKVTEDTVQKDTSKDESVPENPEVLVVNQEENISAEQAQECSIIPKQNGSITSQDVVGVSPSTTSISPETSASNSKSKEKVPRILKQLLQDEGVQNMLKSMGEESITAPEGSPSESSVHKLRPKRPSEPMLSSSPELDVLEAFFSPTTKKKKQRSELDTLYMDEGVLNLLTSLEPYSRRQPHQDDAASDISQASSAKSVKGNKSSKAALDVQADGRKRKLSGASTVSNTSTRSMQPPESKKPRLDNQESPLGDPYELDTAEEFKDLSENQETSNVEPVPAQPVRKRGRPTLPLSVKQKNKAIRMQLKLQKQKQLRVNSVVSALLREDDNMNLAQIKDVLKRAREAFSYPSEEEEVTEETPTGKAVPPIKIKLASESVTIRHIARPGPVQGQQTAAAPPPPPPPPSLGGAVDVQGIKPTPKPMAVDASCSRPLAKTVTETRISPKTYAEKTRTYPERRTPPPQQRRIENITSPTAASFSSLVKTLEATGQQKSRQRAGGESLRQSQRASVRQSEGSYHYRDISLRKFNNFTQIILSPSTTKMKNALNSRVLRELCEALNILKRDDSVRMVLLTATGSTFCQGIDLTALQHPNLETRKKNAENLVRGIKDFLKALVQFPKPIVAGVNGNAMGLGVTMLPLFDMVIANDKAEFYLPYAKLGQVPEGGATYTFPSILGKLQSTQLFLGHKVTAAKAQEMGLASESIWPATYQQELIPKVALLASQSAQSMEATKALMNHHLVTKLELSLESECRLLLQQWTSPHFTHLCKRFLESHHVQLQKPVNLPL, encoded by the exons ATGGCTCCCCTGGCGGAGGTCGTGGCTGGCGCGTTGGCAGGCCTGCGGGCGGCGGCGCATGCGCATTCCGCTCCCGCCATCCCCGTTTCGGAACAGGTTGGTGGGGCGAAATATGTAATTTTCTGTTTTAGTGCCTTTATCGAATTTATTCGACGTGATATTCGACTCTCGTGGATGCTTCAAGATACATACA GCACCAAGCTGGCTGTGACCACAAGATCTGAGTCACCTGCGGGGGGTGAAGGTCTCAAGGTGGAGCCTAAGAATCTGgaccaagagaaagagattgCCCTCAGTCAGCTGCAGGAGTTGGAGGAGGCCATTAAAGTGCGCAAGGTGACCAAGGTAGACGGGCGGAAGATACGCTGGATTGAGTACCGTGCACGCAAGAAgcaggaagagcaagagaaagcggCAGAAGCCAAAAAGAAGGGCCGCAGATCGAAAGGTGTTGAGAACAGTGAAAATGACTCGAGCAttgtaaataacaacaacaacaacaaaagtgagACCAACATGAAAGTCGAAGTAGTGTCTCCGCCACTGAGTGTGGTAGGGAGAAGCAATGTTTTGGAAAGCATGAAACAACAATTCTTACAGGGTACAGAAAATGTTGGTGAACCCATTGCTAATGGTAAAACTGACAATCAAACTGAAACGGTAGAAacaaatcagaaaagaaaatctGGGCGGACTAGGAAATCTGTTAATGCACAAAAAGGTTCAAGTCCAAAGGGAAACACCCCGAAGAACACGACACCAAAAGGGTCAACGCTGAAGGAGTCAAACGGCAAGGGTGTAAACCGTAGAAGTGCCACACCAAAGGGGGTTGCGTCTAAAGGGGGACAAAAGGGAACTGTAAATACTCCAGACAGTTCAGCGACGAATAGTCCGGTTATTGTTAATACACCAGCCACAACTAGTCCACCGGTAACACCAATCACCCCAGACCAACCACTGTCTGCCACTCTAAAAAAGCCTTTCTTCCCAGTAAGGTCTCTCACAAAGGGACTAAGGGAAGTTAGGAAAGTGGAGAATGGTGATAGTCCAAAGAAAGCAGATGACCGGACACCTATTCCTGCTTCATCCCCCATCACACCTGTATCAATTCCCACTTCAACACCTGTTTTATCTCAGCCAAAGACCGAACCAGGAACCAAATGTCCTCTCATAGCAGTAGCTGCGAGATTGCTTTCCCCTCCTTCTGCTAGGTCGAAGTCCTTAGATAATGCAAGAAGCAGGAAAGCAAACACAAGAGGTGGAGGCAAGAAGCCTAGTGGCAAAGGCGCTGAGAGGTCAGAGTCTGAACCAAGAAGTATTATGAATGGACATACCCTTGTGCAGAATGGACCATCTGAAGAGGAAGAATCCATATCTTTCAATGTATCCTCATCTGATGCTGAAGAAAAGTGTACAGAAGCAATagaggaaaagacagaaggaaataCAGAACTTGAGTCATATCAAAATACAGAGGTTACAGCTGATGAAAAGGTAATTGAAGAGAACTTAGAAGTGtcagtaaaagaggaagaaattgaaCCCAAGTCTGCAGATAGCACAGTAGATAGTGAGTTGCCAGAGCTTGAAAATTCATATGAAACAGATACTCCAAACAGAAGAGGTAGGGGACGACCACCCAAGAGAAAATATGGGTCTGTTAAAAGTGTGGAGAGTGGTAGTTCTTCAGGAAAGTCTAGTAAAAAATTATCAACTGTGGTTGTAGATGTCCATAATAGCATGAATGGTGAGCCACAGACTGTTGTTTCTGCATCCAAACCTGCTCTGCGTGGAAAGAAGACTTCACCtgcaaagaaattgaaaaagggaATAGTTCTTCCAGGGGGCACTGATACTGAAGATACCAAAGATTCATCCCCAGCAAGTAAAAACCAAGCAAGATTATCAGATGAAAGTACTGAAGACAGTAGTCAAGCGAAAGATCTTGCACCTGTTCCTTCAGTTACTGATGCCAAAAAGTCAAAATCCAGTACAGGGAAAAAGCAGACTGCCTCAATTGTGGCAGgacaggaaaagggagatgataaCACAAGTGCCTCTATGAGCAATCAAACACCACAATTGCAAGAAAGCATTCAAAGTACAAAGTTGGTGAAAGGTGTTCAAAAAGTCATAAATCAAGAAGTGCCCTCAGAAGCTGAATCTGTGACTGCTAATGCTTCTAACAATGACTCAAAATCAGCAAATAGCGTGAAAGAAAGTGGGAACATTGTTGAAGTTCCTACCAAACAGGAAAATAATACAGGAGATGTAGCTGATGGACAAATGGTAAGGGAGGGGCTAGGGGTTGCAGAATCAGAAAATTTAACTGAGCAGGAAAATTGCAAAGACAAGAGTGAAGTTCCAGTTGAGAAAGCCAAAAAAGTTTCAAAGACACAAGTGAAAAAGGGAAGTTCAGGCCCCAAAGCTAGTGTTCAGGAATCAGGTCTGGAAgttggggtagagagagaaaacaacgcaAATAATAAAACTCCATTGCCTGTTGGGAAGAGTAAAAAGGCaccaaaaacacagacaaagaagAGTAGCACAGGATCAAAGGGTACAGTGACACCAAAAGCAAGTGAAAAGAGTAGTCCTGCAAAGAAGAAAGTGGCAGGTCCTTCAAAGAAAGCGAAGTCTCCCAAGAACACGCAGACGCCACAAGTAAAGCCTCCTGAGCTAACTTCAGCCAAGAAGCAGAAGCCTGTGATGGAAGTTGAAACACTACACATTGAGCCAAATGAATCACCAGTTGTAGAAAGAAAAGCAGAGGTTGAAGTTGAAATAAAAAGGCAAGAGGCAGCTGAGGAAGAAAATGTAGTTAATGTAAATGTGAAGGAAGGCAGTGAAGCAGTAGAAGAGAACCATGTGCAAAATGTGATAGAAAAACCTACTGAGTTACAGGTAGTTACAGAATCACAAGTAAATAAAGATACAGAACaagtagataaagagacagaacaAGTAAATATAGAGACAGAACAAGTAATTAAAGAGACAGAACAAGTAAATAAAGACACAGAACAAGATGTTCCTGTAGTTgaagaagacaaaaacaacaagaccATAGAAGAGGTTAAGCTGTTACAGGATGAAACACCTGCAGAAGCTCAAAAGGAGGAACAGCTTATCCTACAGGATGATgttgaaataaagagagagaatttacTGAAGGAGAATAACAACTTGCCGGAAAAGCAGCCAGAATCTGAAGTACAAATTATGTCAGATGTTCAGGAGAATTTAACTATTGTAAAAGTGACAGAGGACACAGTACAGAAAGATACTAGCAAAGATGAAAGTGTCCCGGAAAATCCTGAGGTGTTGGTGGTTAATCAAGAAGAAAACATATCTGCTGAACAAGCCCAAGAGTGTAGTATTATACCAAAGCAAAATGGAAGTATTACATCACAAGATGTAGTAGGAGTAAGTCCTTCAACTACCTCGATATCACCAGAAACTAGTGCCTCAAATTCAAAGTCAAAGGAGAAAGTACCCAGGATATTGAAACAGCTTCTTCAGGATGAAGGAGTCCAAAATATGCTTAAGAGTATGGGCGAAGAATCAATTACAGCACCAGAGGGATCACCAAGCGAGTCCAGCGTGCACAAGCTTCGTCCAAAAAGGCCATCGGAACCCATGCTGTCTTCCTCACCAGAATTAGATGTTTTAGAGGCCTTCTTTTCCCctacaacaaagaaaaagaagcaaagaagtgAGCTGGACACTTTGTATATGGATGAAGGAGTCCTTAACCTATTAACAAGTCTAGAACCTTATTCCCGAAGACAGCCTCATCAAGATGATGCTGCCAGTGATATTTCCCAAGCCAGTAGCGCCAAGAGTGTAAAAGGAAACAAGTCCTCTAAAGCTGCCTTAGATGTGCAGGCTGATGGGAGGAAAAGAAAGCTTAGTGGAGCCAGCACTGTAAGCAATACCTCAACTAGATCTATGCAACCTCCAGAGTCTAAGAAACCACGTTTAGATAACCAAGAATCCCCCCTTGGAGACCCTTATGAACTAGATACAGCAGAAGAATTCAAGGACCTGTCTGAGAATCAGGAAACTAGTAATGTAGAACCAGTTCCTGCTCAGCcagtaaggaagaggggaaggccaACACTGCCACTATCTGTAAAGCAAAAGAACAAAGCAATAAGAATGCAACTGAAGCTCCAAAAGCAGAAGCAGCTGAGGGTGAATTCTGTTGTCAGTGCTCTACTTAGGGAAGATGATAATATGAACCTGGCACAGATTAAGGATGTGCTAAAGAGGGCAAGAGAAGCCTTCAGCTATccatcagaagaagaagaagtgacaGAGGAAACACCCACCGGCAAGGCAGTTCCACCAATAAAGATTAAATTAGCTTCCGAAAGTGTAACCATTAGGCATATAGCTCGACCAGGACCAGTTCAGGGTCAGcagacagcagcagcaccaccaccaccaccaccaccaccatcattggGAGGTGCAGTGGATGTACAGGGAATTAAACCAACACCTAAACCAATGGCAGTTGATGCATCTTGTAGTAGACCTTTAGCTAAAACTGTGACAGAGACTAGGATATCGCCAAAGACTTATGCAGAGAAGACGAGGACTTATCCAGAACGAAggacacccccaccacaacaaagaAGAATAGAGAACATCACCAGTCCTACAGCAGCAA GCTTCTCGTCACTAGTGAAAACTTTAGAGGCCACGGGACAACAGAAGAGCAGACAAAGGGCCGGTGGAGAGTCCTTGCGGCAGTCCCAGCGGGCCAGCGTGAGGCAGAGCGAAGGCAGCTATCACTACAGAGACATATCCCTGAGAAAGTTCAACAATTTCACCCAGATCATCTTGTCTCCTTCCACGACAAAGATGAAAAATGCCTTGAACTCACGG GTCTTGCGAGAGCTCTGTGAGGCCCTGAACATTCTGAAGAGAGACGACTCTGTGAGAATGGTGCTGCTGACTGCCACGGGCTCCACCTTCTGCCAGGGCATAGATTTGACAGCTCTCCAGCATCCTAATTTAGAGACTCGCAAGAAGAATGCTGAAAATCTTGTGAGAGGCATAAA GGATTTCCTGAAGGCTCTGGTGCAGTTTCCAAAGCCCATTGTTGCTGGTGTCAATGGAAATGCTATGGGCCTGGGCGTAACCATGCTACCTCTTTTTGATATGGTCATTGCTAATGATAAGGCCGAGTTTTACCTTCCATATGCCAAACTAGGGCAGGTGCCTGAAGGTGGAGCTACATATACGTTCCCAAGTATTTTGGGCAAATTGCAG TCAACTCAGCTATTCCTTGGGCATAAAGTGACAGCTGCCAAGGCTCAGGAGATGGGTCTGGCTTCAGAGTCCATTTGGCCTGCAACCTACCAGCAGGAGTTAATACCCAAGGTGGCTCTCTTGGCATCACAGTCTGCTCAG
- the LOC119580100 gene encoding mucin-17-like isoform X1, protein MMAATAAWEGTGRPPTDELQTPPGRSAQPPQGASAGTTPTLLHDSAQSTAKDSPATGKKDVRSTVRVTVNLPVSTPTGTKLAVTTRSESPAGGEGLKVEPKNLDQEKEIALSQLQELEEAIKVRKVTKVDGRKIRWIEYRARKKQEEQEKAAEAKKKGRRSKGVENSENDSSIVNNNNNNKSETNMKVEVVSPPLSVVGRSNVLESMKQQFLQGTENVGEPIANGKTDNQTETVETNQKRKSGRTRKSVNAQKGSSPKGNTPKNTTPKGSTLKESNGKGVNRRSATPKGVASKGGQKGTVNTPDSSATNSPVIVNTPATTSPPVTPITPDQPLSATLKKPFFPVRSLTKGLREVRKVENGDSPKKADDRTPIPASSPITPVSIPTSTPVLSQPKTEPGTKCPLIAVAARLLSPPSARSKSLDNARSRKANTRGGGKKPSGKGAERSESEPRSIMNGHTLVQNGPSEEEESISFNVSSSDAEEKCTEAIEEKTEGNTELESYQNTEVTADEKVIEENLEVSVKEEEIEPKSADSTVDSELPELENSYETDTPNRRGRGRPPKRKYGSVKSVESGSSSGKSSKKLSTVVVDVHNSMNGEPQTVVSASKPALRGKKTSPAKKLKKGIVLPGGTDTEDTKDSSPASKNQARLSDESTEDSSQAKDLAPVPSVTDAKKSKSSTGKKQTASIVAGQEKGDDNTSASMSNQTPQLQESIQSTKLVKGVQKVINQEVPSEAESVTANASNNDSKSANSVKESGNIVEVPTKQENNTGDVADGQMVREGLGVAESENLTEQENCKDKSEVPVEKAKKVSKTQVKKGSSGPKASVQESGLEVGVERENNANNKTPLPVGKSKKAPKTQTKKSSTGSKGTVTPKASEKSSPAKKKVAGPSKKAKSPKNTQTPQVKPPELTSAKKQKPVMEVETLHIEPNESPVVERKAEVEVEIKRQEAAEEENVVNVNVKEGSEAVEENHVQNVIEKPTELQVVTESQVNKDTEQVDKETEQVNIETEQVIKETEQVNKDTEQDVPVVEEDKNNKTIEEVKLLQDETPAEAQKEEQLILQDDVEIKRENLLKENNNLPEKQPESEVQIMSDVQENLTIVKVTEDTVQKDTSKDESVPENPEVLVVNQEENISAEQAQECSIIPKQNGSITSQDVVGVSPSTTSISPETSASNSKSKEKVPRILKQLLQDEGVQNMLKSMGEESITAPEGSPSESSVHKLRPKRPSEPMLSSSPELDVLEAFFSPTTKKKKQRSELDTLYMDEGVLNLLTSLEPYSRRQPHQDDAASDISQASSAKSVKGNKSSKAALDVQADGRKRKLSGASTVSNTSTRSMQPPESKKPRLDNQESPLGDPYELDTAEEFKDLSENQETSNVEPVPAQPVRKRGRPTLPLSVKQKNKAIRMQLKLQKQKQLRVNSVVSALLREDDNMNLAQIKDVLKRAREAFSYPSEEEEVTEETPTGKAVPPIKIKLASESVTIRHIARPGPVQGQQTAAAPPPPPPPPSLGGAVDVQGIKPTPKPMAVDASCSRPLAKTVTETRISPKTYAEKTRTYPERRTPPPQQRRIENITSPTAASFSSLVKTLEATGQQKSRQRAGGESLRQSQRASVRQSEGSYHYRDISLRKFNNFTQIILSPSTTKMKNALNSRVLRELCEALNILKRDDSVRMVLLTATGSTFCQGIDLTALQHPNLETRKKNAENLVRGIKDFLKALVQFPKPIVAGVNGNAMGLGVTMLPLFDMVIANDKAEFYLPYAKLGQVPEGGATYTFPSILGKLQSTQLFLGHKVTAAKAQEMGLASESIWPATYQQELIPKVALLASQSAQSMEATKALMNHHLVTKLELSLESECRLLLQQWTSPHFTHLCKRFLESHHVQLQKPVNLPL, encoded by the exons ATGATGGCTGCTACTGCTGCCTGGGAGGGAACTGGCCGCCCTCCCACGGATGAGCTCCAGACTCCCCCTGGTCGCTCAGCTCAGCCTCCCCAGGGAGCTTCTGCTGGCACCACTCCCACGTTGTTGCATGATTCTGCACAAAGCACTGCCAAGGATTCACCTGCTACCGGCAAAAAGGACGTTCGTTCCACTGTGAGAGTAACCGTGAATTTACCCGTCTCTACACCCACAGGCACCAAGCTGGCTGTGACCACAAGATCTGAGTCACCTGCGGGGGGTGAAGGTCTCAAGGTGGAGCCTAAGAATCTGgaccaagagaaagagattgCCCTCAGTCAGCTGCAGGAGTTGGAGGAGGCCATTAAAGTGCGCAAGGTGACCAAGGTAGACGGGCGGAAGATACGCTGGATTGAGTACCGTGCACGCAAGAAgcaggaagagcaagagaaagcggCAGAAGCCAAAAAGAAGGGCCGCAGATCGAAAGGTGTTGAGAACAGTGAAAATGACTCGAGCAttgtaaataacaacaacaacaacaaaagtgagACCAACATGAAAGTCGAAGTAGTGTCTCCGCCACTGAGTGTGGTAGGGAGAAGCAATGTTTTGGAAAGCATGAAACAACAATTCTTACAGGGTACAGAAAATGTTGGTGAACCCATTGCTAATGGTAAAACTGACAATCAAACTGAAACGGTAGAAacaaatcagaaaagaaaatctGGGCGGACTAGGAAATCTGTTAATGCACAAAAAGGTTCAAGTCCAAAGGGAAACACCCCGAAGAACACGACACCAAAAGGGTCAACGCTGAAGGAGTCAAACGGCAAGGGTGTAAACCGTAGAAGTGCCACACCAAAGGGGGTTGCGTCTAAAGGGGGACAAAAGGGAACTGTAAATACTCCAGACAGTTCAGCGACGAATAGTCCGGTTATTGTTAATACACCAGCCACAACTAGTCCACCGGTAACACCAATCACCCCAGACCAACCACTGTCTGCCACTCTAAAAAAGCCTTTCTTCCCAGTAAGGTCTCTCACAAAGGGACTAAGGGAAGTTAGGAAAGTGGAGAATGGTGATAGTCCAAAGAAAGCAGATGACCGGACACCTATTCCTGCTTCATCCCCCATCACACCTGTATCAATTCCCACTTCAACACCTGTTTTATCTCAGCCAAAGACCGAACCAGGAACCAAATGTCCTCTCATAGCAGTAGCTGCGAGATTGCTTTCCCCTCCTTCTGCTAGGTCGAAGTCCTTAGATAATGCAAGAAGCAGGAAAGCAAACACAAGAGGTGGAGGCAAGAAGCCTAGTGGCAAAGGCGCTGAGAGGTCAGAGTCTGAACCAAGAAGTATTATGAATGGACATACCCTTGTGCAGAATGGACCATCTGAAGAGGAAGAATCCATATCTTTCAATGTATCCTCATCTGATGCTGAAGAAAAGTGTACAGAAGCAATagaggaaaagacagaaggaaataCAGAACTTGAGTCATATCAAAATACAGAGGTTACAGCTGATGAAAAGGTAATTGAAGAGAACTTAGAAGTGtcagtaaaagaggaagaaattgaaCCCAAGTCTGCAGATAGCACAGTAGATAGTGAGTTGCCAGAGCTTGAAAATTCATATGAAACAGATACTCCAAACAGAAGAGGTAGGGGACGACCACCCAAGAGAAAATATGGGTCTGTTAAAAGTGTGGAGAGTGGTAGTTCTTCAGGAAAGTCTAGTAAAAAATTATCAACTGTGGTTGTAGATGTCCATAATAGCATGAATGGTGAGCCACAGACTGTTGTTTCTGCATCCAAACCTGCTCTGCGTGGAAAGAAGACTTCACCtgcaaagaaattgaaaaagggaATAGTTCTTCCAGGGGGCACTGATACTGAAGATACCAAAGATTCATCCCCAGCAAGTAAAAACCAAGCAAGATTATCAGATGAAAGTACTGAAGACAGTAGTCAAGCGAAAGATCTTGCACCTGTTCCTTCAGTTACTGATGCCAAAAAGTCAAAATCCAGTACAGGGAAAAAGCAGACTGCCTCAATTGTGGCAGgacaggaaaagggagatgataaCACAAGTGCCTCTATGAGCAATCAAACACCACAATTGCAAGAAAGCATTCAAAGTACAAAGTTGGTGAAAGGTGTTCAAAAAGTCATAAATCAAGAAGTGCCCTCAGAAGCTGAATCTGTGACTGCTAATGCTTCTAACAATGACTCAAAATCAGCAAATAGCGTGAAAGAAAGTGGGAACATTGTTGAAGTTCCTACCAAACAGGAAAATAATACAGGAGATGTAGCTGATGGACAAATGGTAAGGGAGGGGCTAGGGGTTGCAGAATCAGAAAATTTAACTGAGCAGGAAAATTGCAAAGACAAGAGTGAAGTTCCAGTTGAGAAAGCCAAAAAAGTTTCAAAGACACAAGTGAAAAAGGGAAGTTCAGGCCCCAAAGCTAGTGTTCAGGAATCAGGTCTGGAAgttggggtagagagagaaaacaacgcaAATAATAAAACTCCATTGCCTGTTGGGAAGAGTAAAAAGGCaccaaaaacacagacaaagaagAGTAGCACAGGATCAAAGGGTACAGTGACACCAAAAGCAAGTGAAAAGAGTAGTCCTGCAAAGAAGAAAGTGGCAGGTCCTTCAAAGAAAGCGAAGTCTCCCAAGAACACGCAGACGCCACAAGTAAAGCCTCCTGAGCTAACTTCAGCCAAGAAGCAGAAGCCTGTGATGGAAGTTGAAACACTACACATTGAGCCAAATGAATCACCAGTTGTAGAAAGAAAAGCAGAGGTTGAAGTTGAAATAAAAAGGCAAGAGGCAGCTGAGGAAGAAAATGTAGTTAATGTAAATGTGAAGGAAGGCAGTGAAGCAGTAGAAGAGAACCATGTGCAAAATGTGATAGAAAAACCTACTGAGTTACAGGTAGTTACAGAATCACAAGTAAATAAAGATACAGAACaagtagataaagagacagaacaAGTAAATATAGAGACAGAACAAGTAATTAAAGAGACAGAACAAGTAAATAAAGACACAGAACAAGATGTTCCTGTAGTTgaagaagacaaaaacaacaagaccATAGAAGAGGTTAAGCTGTTACAGGATGAAACACCTGCAGAAGCTCAAAAGGAGGAACAGCTTATCCTACAGGATGATgttgaaataaagagagagaatttacTGAAGGAGAATAACAACTTGCCGGAAAAGCAGCCAGAATCTGAAGTACAAATTATGTCAGATGTTCAGGAGAATTTAACTATTGTAAAAGTGACAGAGGACACAGTACAGAAAGATACTAGCAAAGATGAAAGTGTCCCGGAAAATCCTGAGGTGTTGGTGGTTAATCAAGAAGAAAACATATCTGCTGAACAAGCCCAAGAGTGTAGTATTATACCAAAGCAAAATGGAAGTATTACATCACAAGATGTAGTAGGAGTAAGTCCTTCAACTACCTCGATATCACCAGAAACTAGTGCCTCAAATTCAAAGTCAAAGGAGAAAGTACCCAGGATATTGAAACAGCTTCTTCAGGATGAAGGAGTCCAAAATATGCTTAAGAGTATGGGCGAAGAATCAATTACAGCACCAGAGGGATCACCAAGCGAGTCCAGCGTGCACAAGCTTCGTCCAAAAAGGCCATCGGAACCCATGCTGTCTTCCTCACCAGAATTAGATGTTTTAGAGGCCTTCTTTTCCCctacaacaaagaaaaagaagcaaagaagtgAGCTGGACACTTTGTATATGGATGAAGGAGTCCTTAACCTATTAACAAGTCTAGAACCTTATTCCCGAAGACAGCCTCATCAAGATGATGCTGCCAGTGATATTTCCCAAGCCAGTAGCGCCAAGAGTGTAAAAGGAAACAAGTCCTCTAAAGCTGCCTTAGATGTGCAGGCTGATGGGAGGAAAAGAAAGCTTAGTGGAGCCAGCACTGTAAGCAATACCTCAACTAGATCTATGCAACCTCCAGAGTCTAAGAAACCACGTTTAGATAACCAAGAATCCCCCCTTGGAGACCCTTATGAACTAGATACAGCAGAAGAATTCAAGGACCTGTCTGAGAATCAGGAAACTAGTAATGTAGAACCAGTTCCTGCTCAGCcagtaaggaagaggggaaggccaACACTGCCACTATCTGTAAAGCAAAAGAACAAAGCAATAAGAATGCAACTGAAGCTCCAAAAGCAGAAGCAGCTGAGGGTGAATTCTGTTGTCAGTGCTCTACTTAGGGAAGATGATAATATGAACCTGGCACAGATTAAGGATGTGCTAAAGAGGGCAAGAGAAGCCTTCAGCTATccatcagaagaagaagaagtgacaGAGGAAACACCCACCGGCAAGGCAGTTCCACCAATAAAGATTAAATTAGCTTCCGAAAGTGTAACCATTAGGCATATAGCTCGACCAGGACCAGTTCAGGGTCAGcagacagcagcagcaccaccaccaccaccaccaccaccatcattggGAGGTGCAGTGGATGTACAGGGAATTAAACCAACACCTAAACCAATGGCAGTTGATGCATCTTGTAGTAGACCTTTAGCTAAAACTGTGACAGAGACTAGGATATCGCCAAAGACTTATGCAGAGAAGACGAGGACTTATCCAGAACGAAggacacccccaccacaacaaagaAGAATAGAGAACATCACCAGTCCTACAGCAGCAA GCTTCTCGTCACTAGTGAAAACTTTAGAGGCCACGGGACAACAGAAGAGCAGACAAAGGGCCGGTGGAGAGTCCTTGCGGCAGTCCCAGCGGGCCAGCGTGAGGCAGAGCGAAGGCAGCTATCACTACAGAGACATATCCCTGAGAAAGTTCAACAATTTCACCCAGATCATCTTGTCTCCTTCCACGACAAAGATGAAAAATGCCTTGAACTCACGG GTCTTGCGAGAGCTCTGTGAGGCCCTGAACATTCTGAAGAGAGACGACTCTGTGAGAATGGTGCTGCTGACTGCCACGGGCTCCACCTTCTGCCAGGGCATAGATTTGACAGCTCTCCAGCATCCTAATTTAGAGACTCGCAAGAAGAATGCTGAAAATCTTGTGAGAGGCATAAA GGATTTCCTGAAGGCTCTGGTGCAGTTTCCAAAGCCCATTGTTGCTGGTGTCAATGGAAATGCTATGGGCCTGGGCGTAACCATGCTACCTCTTTTTGATATGGTCATTGCTAATGATAAGGCCGAGTTTTACCTTCCATATGCCAAACTAGGGCAGGTGCCTGAAGGTGGAGCTACATATACGTTCCCAAGTATTTTGGGCAAATTGCAG TCAACTCAGCTATTCCTTGGGCATAAAGTGACAGCTGCCAAGGCTCAGGAGATGGGTCTGGCTTCAGAGTCCATTTGGCCTGCAACCTACCAGCAGGAGTTAATACCCAAGGTGGCTCTCTTGGCATCACAGTCTGCTCAG